The DNA region CGGGGCCGGACACCGGCAGTGACGATCGGGATCGGCCTGCTGGAGGGTCCCACGTCGCCGGTCGGGGTGAGATTCATTCTGTAGAAACGGCCCTCGTGATGGATCGGGCCTTCATGCAGGTTCCATATCCGGCGCAGCAGCATCACGAGTTCTTCCATCCGCAGGGCGGGTGCGGAGGTGTCGGGCACGCCGTGCCAGTCGCCCATCATCCGTTTGGTGCCGTTGCCGATGCCGAGTACCAGTCGTCCGTTGGAGAGTTCGTCGAGGTCGCGCGCCTCGGTGGCCAGCACCAGGGGGCTTCGGCCGACGCCGTAGAGAATGGAGGAACCGATCCGACAGTTCTGGGTGCTGTTGGCCATCGCGGCCATGGAGATCGATCCGGACCGAGAATAGAACTCCGAGGCCCATACGGCGTCGAACCCGGCCGCATCAGCGGCCTGGGCGGTCTGGGCCAGTGACTTCAGATCCGCGCCGAGAACCGACAGGCCGTAGGTGCTCATGACTGGTCTCCTGTGCGCGGGCGCAGCCCGTCGAACATGACGGCGCTGAGGGTGCTGGCGACCACCGTCTCGTCGAGGTGGTTATCGGTGACCAGGTACATGAGTGCATTGATGGTGACCGCGCCGAACAGCGCAATCGACGTCGATCGCGCATCGGGCTGAGCGACGAGGGATCCGTCGCGGGCCCCTTCGATGAGCAGGGTTTCGACGGGTTGTTGGTAGGCGGTATTGATCATCTCGGCGATAGCCGGCATGCGGGCCGCTCGTCCCAATTCGCCGATGAGTGCACGGCATACCGCTGGCCGCTGCGCCATTGCCCGCAGTTGTGCGCGGATCACGAGTTCGAGGCGTTCGGCACCGGTGCCGCCGGTGTGCACGATCGCGGTCACAGCATCGAAGATGTCCTTGAGGAGGTCTTCGAGCAGGAAAGCAAGGATGTCCTCTTTACCGGCGAAGTAGTAGTACAGCGTCGCTTTCGGCACACCGGTCACCGCGGCGACGTCTTCGATCTTGGAGTCGTTGAGCCCCTTCTCGGCGAACAAGTCCGCCGCGGCGGGAAGCCGGTCAGAGATCTGACGTGGAATCTTGCGCATTGCCCCCCTGTCCCGTTCGGCCGGTTTAGACTGCGAGTCTAAACCGTCGTTACTTTGGTGGTCGGAGGTCTTGGTGGTCTCGGTGCAAATTCGTTACGACCCGTTCGACGCCTCGATTCTCAACGACCCCTATCCGACGTATCGGTCGTTGCGTGACACGGCTCCGGTGTACCGCGCCGAGGAATCCCATACCTGGGTGTTGAGCCGGCACGCCGACGTCCAGGCCGCAGCACTGGATCACGGCACGTACTCCTCGGTGGACGGCATCTTCCCCACCCCACCGGGATCGGACTTCATCGGCTCGTTCCTGCCGATGATGATCGTGATGGACCCTCCGCGCCACGACCAGTTGCGTGCCCTGGTGAGCCGGGCGTTCACTCCCCGGCGGGTGGCCGGGCTGCAGGGCGCCATCACACAGATGGCCGCGGAGTTGTTCGAGCGCCTCGACGAGGGCTCTGGTTCGGCGGACTTCGTGACCGACTTCGCCGCGATCCTGCCCGCCGCGGTGATCGCCGATCTACTGGGCATTCCCGCCACCGATCGTGATCAGTTCCGATTGTGGTCGAGCCAACTGGTCCAGGTCGACGTCAACCACGGACAAACCACCGACGCACTGACCGCCGCCACCTCGATCTACGCCTACTTCACCGACTTCCTCGCCGACCGCCGCCAAACCCCCCGCGAGGACATGATGTCGGCGTTGGCGAACGCCACAGTCGACGGGATCAGACTGACCGACGAGGAAGTCCTCGGCTTCTGCGCGCTGCTGCTCGTCGCGGGCTACGAGACCACCACCAATCTGCTGGGGAACTCCGCGGTCGTGCTGGCCCAGCATCGGCAGACCCGCCGACGCCTGGCCGCCGATCGAACACTATTGGGGCCGGCAGTTGAGGAGTTGCTGCGCTACGACTCACCGGCACAGGGACTTTCACGAACCCTGACCCGCGACGTCACACTGCACGACACGACCATGCGTCAAGGTGAGAAGGTGCTGCTGCTGTTCGGGTCGGCCAACCGCGACGAGCGCGCCTTCCCCGATCCTGACGTGTTCGACATCGAGCGCACCAGTGAGCACCAGGTCGCCTTCGGTCGCGGCATCCACTTCTGTCTGGGCGCGGCACTGGCGCGGATGGAGGCCCGCATCGCTCTGGATGCTCTGTTGGACAAGGTGCCCGACTGGGAGGTCGATCTTGAATCGGCGCGGCGGCTGCGGTCCGGACCGATCCGCGGCTACACATCGCTGCCCATCACTTGGACCACACCGGTCTAGCCCGTGCCCCTCCTCGACGACGCGTCGTGTGCATCACCGCGCGGCCAGGTTCTTCATCGCCGTCGATATCGAGCACTCCGCCGCGCACGGCGACCTCGGCGCATTCGGCGACATGCTCAAACGATTCGCGGGCTCGAACGGTGATCGACCCATGACCGGACAGGAGAAAGGGGCATGGTGGTGGCAGTGACATTCGCGCACTTCGATGAGCAGATCGCCGACCAGCTGCTCAGATCGCCGAACACAGCAGGTGGACTGTCGAGGTTTCTGAGCTTTCGGCACACCGAACTCGCCGCCGGTCGGCTGGTGGCAGAGATGGAAACCCGTGCCGAACTGCTCACACCCTTCGGCACCCTGCACGGCGGATGTCTATCGGCGATGGTCGACCACTGTCTCGGAGTCGTGTTCTACCCCGTCATTCCGGCCGGATCATGGGTCGCCACCACCGAATTCAAGCTAAACCTGCTGCGACCCGTGTCCACCGGTGTGTGTGTCGCCGTCACCGACATCGTGTCGCTGGGCAAGCGCAGTGGAGTGGCGCGCATCGACATTAGCAACGGCGACAAAGCCGTCTGCGTAGCCCAGGGCACGGTCACGATCGTGAACGCCGCGGGCAACGCACTATGAAGGCGCTTGCTGCCGGGCCCACGCTTCGGGCGGACGACGATCTCGCCAGGAAGGTGTCATGACCTCCGCCGTGCAGCATCGGGTCCGAACCCAGGACGGGATCGCCCTGGCTGCGGACTGCTACGGCCACGATGACGCCCGTCCCGTCGTGCTGCTCCTGCACGGCGGCGGCCAGAACCGGCACGCGTGGAGCACTTCAGCGCGTCGCCTCCACGCATGCGGATACACAGTCGTCGCCTACGACACCCGCGGTCACGGCGACAGCGACTGGGACCCAGCCGGCAGGTACGACATCGAGCGACTCGCGACCGATCTTCTCGCCGTGCGCGAGCACTTCAGCGCCTATACCGCCCCTGCGGTCGTAGGTGCATCCCTTGGGGGCATGACCGTGCTCGGCACGCATCTGTTGACATCCGGGGCGTCGTGGGCGGCGGTCGTCCTGGTCGACGTCACCCCGCGACTTGAATTCCAGGGCGCCCGTCGCGTGGTGACGTTCATGGCCGCACATCCCGATGGCTTTAGCACCCTCTCTGACGCCGCAGAGGTGATCGCCGCGTACAACCCCCATCGCTCGCGCCCGGCCAACGTCGACGGCCTGCGCAAGGTGCTACGGCAGCGTCACGACGGCCGCTGGATCTGGCGGTGGGACCCGGCATTCATTCACTCCAACTTCGACTTTCTCCGCGACGAATCGACCACGGGAACGGAGCAATTCGACGCAATCAGCCACCTGCTGATCGACGGAGCCCGACGGGTCAATGCCCCAACACTTCTCGTAAGGGGCCTCTTGTCCGACGTGGTCTCCCAAGCCACCGTCGACGAGTTCAAGCAACTGGTTCCCCACGCCGAGACCGTCGACGTATCCGGCACCGGACACATGATCGCCGGCGACGACAACGACGCCTTCGGCTGCGCCGTCACCGAGTTCCTCGGCCGGAACCTCCTGTAGGTCGCGACGTTGGTCGAGCACCATCGATCGGCCAGTAGTCAGAACCGATCTTGACTTCACAGCGCGCGAAGCGGAGCCCATGAAGTGTTCTTCGGTTAAGGCCGACTTTGAACTGTGCCGGGCTCTGGTCGAGCTAGACGCCACTACGCACTTGCTGGCCACCATCGGCGTCGAAGAGTTCCTTGGTCCAGCGTTCGAGGATTTCTGCGCTGTCCCAGTCGTCGGGATGAAATCCGGCGCGGGTGTAGGAGCGAAAGCGCGCAATTGCTGCTGGGCTGAATAGCGGGTTATGACGGAAGGCTCGAAGGCTGCGCAGCAAGCGCACCGGGTTGTAGGCGGAACGGTCACCAGCCAGAGAGCGGGTGGTCTGGATGACCAACTCGCTGAACAAGAGGAGGCTGGCGATCCGCATCCCCCAGACCCTGGTGCGTTCGCTTCCACCGACCGTCTCGTAGACATCGAAAGCAACGGCCTTATGCTCGCATTCTTCCAGTGCGTGCCAGAGCAGAATAGGCCGCACTTCGGTGTCGCCGATCAGTTCTTGAGCTTCGTCGCTGGTGAGAATGATCTCGGCGAATGTCGCCGTGTAGTGCTCGAGGGCGGCCGTCACAGCCAGGCGCATCTTGGGAGAAAAACGCTTCTCAAGTCGGCCAACCAGCTTCTTGACATGCCGATCGATCCCCTCGGTGGGATAGCCCATTGCTTGAAGCCGATCGTTGAGCAGCCGATGCTGGTGTCGGTGGGTGGCCTCTTGTGCGATAAACCCCTTGACCGCCTCCTTGAGGTCAGCGTCGCTGATGTGGTCCCGGTACTCGCGGACTGACCGGATAAAGAAGTCTTCGCCTTCGGGGAACGTGGCCGACAAGGTGGACACAAAGTGGCTCATCACCAAGTCGCCATCAACGAAGTGCTGCCGACTGGTCCCAGCAGGCATATCGAATCGAACACGGCGGGGCTTCGGGACGACCCGTGCGGTGGGCCGTGTGGACGAATCGTCGCTCATGTTGTTCTCCCATTCGCCAAGGACGCGCTGTCAATCTGACTCTAAGCCTTGTCAGAATTAGATGGCAAGCTATCCACGTGGTTTCGGCGCGGGTGTATAGCGGAATGTCCGCCGAGGAGCGTCACCGGAACCGGCGCACCCGTCTCATCGAGGCCGCAACGGAGTTGATCGGCACGCGCGGCGTTGCCGCCGCCACTGTGACTGCCGTCTGCGCTGAATCGGGTGTCACGTCACGGTACTTCTACCAGCACTTCTCCGACCGAGACGCACTCCTGCGGGCTGTCTACCAGCAGCTCTATGCCACCTTCCAGGAGGTGATAGTCGACGCGATCCCCGATGCCGGCGAGCCACCGGAGGTATTGGCGTACGCGCCAATCCGCAGGCTGGTCGGCATGATCGACAACGACCCGCGGCTGGGTCGGATCCTGTTCGTGGAATCTGCAACCGAGCCGCTGCTCCGAGAGCTACGCAGCGAACTAATGGCAGGTTTCACCGACCTTGTCTTGCGCGAAGCCAGACTTCACCTCGACATCGCCGACTCTGCCGTGGGGGTTGCCCATTTGGCTTCGACCTTGGGCGTGGGAGGGCTATTCGAAGTCTTGCGCCGCCGACTCGACGGAGAACTGGAATTCACCACAGATGAACTCGTTCAGCACTGCGCAGGTTTCCTGGGCAGCCTAGGCAATTACGTGCTGCTGCAGAACACGGGCCAGTCGGCCACAACCGAAGCGCAAACCTAGAGCTAGCGGCCCCGCTACGCGATGTGGCCGTGCGTGCGCCCGACGACCAACGTCCGAGAACAGCAACAGCAAGACCCTGAACGGCATCCAAGGCCAGTGTCGTCGACTTACAGCGTCAGCCCTGGCTTCCAGAAACCCACTGAGTGTTCGATCATTCCTCTGCCCACTGCGACCGTCGGCCCGGTCCCGACTCGATAGCGGTCGCCGGCCCCTTCGCCAGCCGCGCGCTTTGCGCGGCCTGGCGACGACGGCCCCGCCACCACTTGCACTACATGCGGTAGCGTAGCGATACCGATAGTATCGCTACGATTCGCTACTAGTGGAGGCCCAGTGACCGACGGCACTGCAGATTCCCCAGGCCAGGCCACGCGCCGTGGCCAGCGGGACAACGGATCCCCCAACCCGGCCGAAACCCGCGAGTACAGCGAACGGTTGGCAGCGCTAGCCCGATTCACCCTCCGACACAAAGCGCTGGTCATCGGGGTATGGCTAGGCGCCGCGGTCGTCCTCGCGTTGCTGTTCCCCCAGCTAGAAACCGTGGTGCGCCAACAGTCGGTGGACCTCATCCCTCGCGATGCGCCGTCCTTGCAGACGGTTGACCGCATGAGCGCCGCTTTCGGCGAAGAAGGCTCAAAAACCATGGTGTTCGTCGCCATGGAAGACCCCAATGGCTTGACTCCGACTGCACGGCAGCGCTACGGCGAACTCGTGCGCCGGTTGCAGGGCGAAGGCAACCACGTCCTGCTGGTGCAGGACCTACTGTCCGATCCGATTACCGAAGCCCAGGCAGTCAGCGCCGACCGCAAAGCTTGGTACCTGCCCGTAGGTGTCACCGGCACCCTCGGAGACCCCACGGCCGCCGAATCGGTAAACGCGGTGCGCAACATCGCCGCCGAGGTCTTCACCGGCTCGACCACGACTGTGCAAGTGACGGGACCACCGGCAACCTTCAGCGACATGATCGCATCCGCCGAGCACGACCTGCTGCTGATCTCAATCGCTACCGCGGGCGTGATCGCCCTGATCCTGCTGATCGTCTACCGGTCGGTGTTCACCGCGCTGTTACCGCTGCTAGTAATCGGGTTGAGCCTGGCAGTCGGGCGCGGCGTGCTGTCCGCCCTCGGCGAGATGGGCATGCCCGTCTCCCAGTTCACCGTCGCCTTCATGACTGCGATCCTGCTCGGCGCGGGAACCGACTACACCGTATTTCTGATCAGCCGATACCACGAACAGCGCCGCGCCCAAGTACCCGCCGATCAGGCCGTCATCCACGCCACCGCCAGCATCGGGCGCGTCATCCTCGCCTCCGCCGCCACCGTCGCACTCGCGTTCCTGGCCATGGTCTTCGCGCGGCTCAGCGTCTTCGCCGCCCTTGGCCCCGCGTGTGCCATCGCCGTACTGTTCGGATTTCTGGCCACCGTAACCCTGCTGCCACCGGTGCTGTCGCTAGCCGCCAAACGCGGCATCGGTGAACCCAAACCCGATCGCACCCGCCGCTACTGGAACAGCGTCGCCGTCGCCGTGGTCCGCCGTCCCGTGCCACTACTCATCGTCAGCCTGGTCATCTTGCTCGCCCTGTCGGCAGCGGCAGCAACCATCAAAATCAGCTACGACGACCGCAAGGGCCAACCAGACACCACGGCCAGCAACCTGGGCTACCACCTGCTGGACCGCCACTTCCGCAAAGACGTCGTCATCAGCGAATTCCTCGTCGTGGAAAATCCGACCGACATGCGGACCGGCAAAGGACTGGCCGATCTTGACGAGATGGCCTCCCGCGTCTCCCAGATCCCCGGCGTCACCAAGGTTTCCGGAGTCACCCGCCCCACCGGAGAGCGCCTCGACCAAGCAGAACTGGCCTGGCAGAACGGCCAGATCGGCGACAAAATGGCCGGCGCCGTCGCCGAGGGCAACTCCCGCAAGGACGACCTCACCAAACTCACCGACGGCGCCGACCAGCTCGCCGACGGCCTCGCCCAACTCGACAGCACCGTGCGCACCGCCTTCACACCACTAGCCGGAATCCTCACCCAAGCCCAATCCGCAGGAACTCAGGTCAACCAATTCCGGCCGCTGCTGCAACAACTTTCCGCCACTGCCCCCGCCGTCGACCAAGCCATCCAATCCGGCCCAGGACTACGACCGCTGGCCAACCAAGCCCAAAACGCAATCACTCAACTCGACCCACTCGTCGGCGCCCTCAACACCTCACCCTGGTGCGCCACCACCCCACAATGCGCCCAAATCCGCAACCAGGTCCAGATCCTGGTCACTCTGCGCGACAACGGATTCTTCAACCAAATCGCCGACCTCGGGGACCGCTACGATCCCGCCACCAATGCCACCGTTGGTGGCACCCTCGCCAACGTCCAGAACGCAGTCGCCTCACTGGACAAGGCATTCGGAGCCCTGGGTGACCCCGCCGACCTGACCACAAATCTCCGCCGATTGCAGGACGGAATCGGACAGCTGGCCTCCGGCGCCCAAGCACTCGCCACCGGCGTCCGCACCCTCGCCGACAGCAACATCGAAATGCTGTCCGGCATGAGCCAGATCGCCACCCAACTACAGAACTCCTCGCGCGCAGCGGCCGACTCCGACTCCTCGAGCGGTTTCTACCTGCCCGCCAACGCATTCGAGAACCGGCAATTCACCGACGTCGCCGAACAATTCCTCTCACCGGACGGCAAAACAGCGCGGTTCATGATCGAAAGCAGCCACGACCCATACAGCGTTGAAGCCATGGACCTCGCCAGCCGCATCACCGACACCGCCAACACCGCACGACCCAACACGTCACTCGCCGACGCCACCGTGTCCGTAGCCGGCTTCCCCGCCGTCAACTCCGATATCCAACGACTCCTCTGGGCCGACTTCGCACAACTAGCCATCGCCACCATCATCATCGTCGGCGTCATCCTGGTCCTACTACTGCGCGCACTCCTAGCACCGCTCTACCTACTAGGCACCGTCGTGCTCAACTACCTCGCATCACTCGGCATCGGCGTCGTAGTCTTCCAATGGGGACTGGGCCACGAAATCGCCTGGCCCGTACCGCTGCTGGCGTTCATCATCCTCGTCGCCGTCGGCGCCGACTACAACATGCTGCTCGTCTCACGGCTCCGCGAAGAATCCGGAACCAACATCCGCGTCGGCGTCCTGCGCACCGTGGCAAACACCGGAGCCGTCATCACCTCCGCTGGCCTCATATTCGCCGCCAGCATGTTCGGCCTCATGGTCGGCTCAGTCGCCATCATGATCCAAGCCGGCCTCATCATCGGCTTCGGGCTGCTGCTCGACACCTTCCTCGTGCGCACCCTCACCGTGCCCGCCATCGCCACACTCCTACGCGAAGCCAGCTGGTGGCCCACCAAAGCAACAAACCCGCGACCCGGTCAGACCAACCCAGGAGGCATTAAGGACGCACCTCACGTGCTGGTCCAGGAGAGGTGAAAAGCGAACAGAGCAATACCCGGCGCTACATGCCGACCAGCGTGAAGGCGTATTCACCCCGAATGAATACGACCCCTGCGCCGGTACAAACAGCCGATTATCGACGGACGAAAATCAAAACGCCCGCCAACGAAGTTGCACGGGTCGACTGTTGGTTCGCGAGGATGGCGAGGCTGGCGAACCTCGCACATCTTGCATGCCGCAAACAATCGCGAGGTCCTCAACGTCCGCTCTGCTGCGTGCAGATCTCCACGCGAGAAACTGGCCGAGGCGGCCGATAGGGCTCGATAAGAGGGCTGAAACATTGACGGACGCGAGCACGCTGTACGAGCCCTACGCCAGGGTGGACTACCTAGGCTAAAGCGGGACTTACGAAGTTGCGCTTTGCTGCAACCAACACGTCTCCGTCGGACCCGCGTGAAACGATGTAGCCATGACCACGGTCAAGGTCCAAGCAGGTCAGTCCATTCTGGAGGGGTACGTCAAAAAGCCCTCCACTGGCCTGACCGAACTCATCTGGAACGCCTTCGACGAAGACGCGCACCACATCGCCGTGACCTGCGAGTACAACGACCTCGGCGGGATCGAACAGATCGCCGTGACCGACGACGGCAACGGCATGAATCGCGAGAAGGCGGAGCATGCATTTTCCCGTGTTGGCGATAGCTGGAAGCTGATGCCAGGCACTCGAAGCGAGAGTGGCCAGCGCGTAGTGCACGGACGGCACGGACGGGGCCGTTACACCGCGTTCGCGCTGGGCAGTCTGGTGCGCTGGGTCTCCACGTCGGAGCGCGTGGAGGGCGGGCTCGGCGTTGTGCAAGTGACCGGTCACAGGTCGTCGCTCGACACCTTCGACATCGAAGCCTCCGACGTCGGTTCGGACGTTGCCGAGTCCGGGACAGTCGTCTCAGTACACCAATTGGCGCCAGGTGCGTTGTCGAGCTTCGACGCACCCGACGACCTACGGCAGGCTGTTCTCACCGAGTTTGCACTGCATCTTGAGCGCTACAAGGATTTCCAAATTCGTTTCCTCGGCGAGCGTATCGATCCGGCGTCGGTCGAGATACACCGTGAGGAGATCCCGCTGAGCGACCCGCAACGCTGGGACGGCCAAGCCAACCTCACGGTCATTGAGTGGGATTTGCAGAACGTGCGGCGGTCCATCTTCCTCTGCGATGCGGATGCCCGCGTCCTCGACGAGGTAGAGGCCAGGGTCCAAGCTCCCGGCTCGGAATTCACCGCCTACCTGACTTGGGAGGGCTTCGTCAGCGACGATCCGGTCGCTTTGGAAGACGACACGGACACGCCTCGCGGGCAGTTGATCCACGCTGCCCGCGATGCGCTACGTGACCATCTCGCGGAAAGACAACGACTCCGCGAAGCCGCCACTGTCCAACGCTGGCGCGACGAAGGGGTGTGGCCCTACAAGGACCAGCCCAAAACACCCGTCGACCAGGCGACGCGAGACACGTTCAAGGTCGTCGCCCTTGCCGCTTCCCGGACCATTGACGAGAGCAAGAGCGGCGGCCCAAAAGCGATGGCGCTGCGACTTCTCAAAGAAACGTTCGAGACCGACCCCGAGGCGCTCTTGCCGATCCTGTCCGATCTGGCCCGGCTGCCAAAGTCTCGGGTGGATGAGCTCGCGCAGCTGTTGAGGCACACATCGCTGACGCAGCTGATTCAAACCGGCCGCGCCATCGGTACCCGCATGGAGTT from Mycobacterium sp. SMC-4 includes:
- a CDS encoding TetR/AcrR family transcriptional regulator, translating into MRKIPRQISDRLPAAADLFAEKGLNDSKIEDVAAVTGVPKATLYYYFAGKEDILAFLLEDLLKDIFDAVTAIVHTGGTGAERLELVIRAQLRAMAQRPAVCRALIGELGRAARMPAIAEMINTAYQQPVETLLIEGARDGSLVAQPDARSTSIALFGAVTINALMYLVTDNHLDETVVASTLSAVMFDGLRPRTGDQS
- a CDS encoding cytochrome P450, giving the protein MVSVQIRYDPFDASILNDPYPTYRSLRDTAPVYRAEESHTWVLSRHADVQAAALDHGTYSSVDGIFPTPPGSDFIGSFLPMMIVMDPPRHDQLRALVSRAFTPRRVAGLQGAITQMAAELFERLDEGSGSADFVTDFAAILPAAVIADLLGIPATDRDQFRLWSSQLVQVDVNHGQTTDALTAATSIYAYFTDFLADRRQTPREDMMSALANATVDGIRLTDEEVLGFCALLLVAGYETTTNLLGNSAVVLAQHRQTRRRLAADRTLLGPAVEELLRYDSPAQGLSRTLTRDVTLHDTTMRQGEKVLLLFGSANRDERAFPDPDVFDIERTSEHQVAFGRGIHFCLGAALARMEARIALDALLDKVPDWEVDLESARRLRSGPIRGYTSLPITWTTPV
- a CDS encoding PaaI family thioesterase, with translation MVVAVTFAHFDEQIADQLLRSPNTAGGLSRFLSFRHTELAAGRLVAEMETRAELLTPFGTLHGGCLSAMVDHCLGVVFYPVIPAGSWVATTEFKLNLLRPVSTGVCVAVTDIVSLGKRSGVARIDISNGDKAVCVAQGTVTIVNAAGNAL
- a CDS encoding alpha/beta fold hydrolase; translation: MTSAVQHRVRTQDGIALAADCYGHDDARPVVLLLHGGGQNRHAWSTSARRLHACGYTVVAYDTRGHGDSDWDPAGRYDIERLATDLLAVREHFSAYTAPAVVGASLGGMTVLGTHLLTSGASWAAVVLVDVTPRLEFQGARRVVTFMAAHPDGFSTLSDAAEVIAAYNPHRSRPANVDGLRKVLRQRHDGRWIWRWDPAFIHSNFDFLRDESTTGTEQFDAISHLLIDGARRVNAPTLLVRGLLSDVVSQATVDEFKQLVPHAETVDVSGTGHMIAGDDNDAFGCAVTEFLGRNLL
- a CDS encoding metal-dependent hydrolase, with protein sequence MSDDSSTRPTARVVPKPRRVRFDMPAGTSRQHFVDGDLVMSHFVSTLSATFPEGEDFFIRSVREYRDHISDADLKEAVKGFIAQEATHRHQHRLLNDRLQAMGYPTEGIDRHVKKLVGRLEKRFSPKMRLAVTAALEHYTATFAEIILTSDEAQELIGDTEVRPILLWHALEECEHKAVAFDVYETVGGSERTRVWGMRIASLLLFSELVIQTTRSLAGDRSAYNPVRLLRSLRAFRHNPLFSPAAIARFRSYTRAGFHPDDWDSAEILERWTKELFDADGGQQVRSGV
- a CDS encoding TetR/AcrR family transcriptional regulator; translation: MSAEERHRNRRTRLIEAATELIGTRGVAAATVTAVCAESGVTSRYFYQHFSDRDALLRAVYQQLYATFQEVIVDAIPDAGEPPEVLAYAPIRRLVGMIDNDPRLGRILFVESATEPLLRELRSELMAGFTDLVLREARLHLDIADSAVGVAHLASTLGVGGLFEVLRRRLDGELEFTTDELVQHCAGFLGSLGNYVLLQNTGQSATTEAQT
- a CDS encoding RND family transporter — encoded protein: MTDGTADSPGQATRRGQRDNGSPNPAETREYSERLAALARFTLRHKALVIGVWLGAAVVLALLFPQLETVVRQQSVDLIPRDAPSLQTVDRMSAAFGEEGSKTMVFVAMEDPNGLTPTARQRYGELVRRLQGEGNHVLLVQDLLSDPITEAQAVSADRKAWYLPVGVTGTLGDPTAAESVNAVRNIAAEVFTGSTTTVQVTGPPATFSDMIASAEHDLLLISIATAGVIALILLIVYRSVFTALLPLLVIGLSLAVGRGVLSALGEMGMPVSQFTVAFMTAILLGAGTDYTVFLISRYHEQRRAQVPADQAVIHATASIGRVILASAATVALAFLAMVFARLSVFAALGPACAIAVLFGFLATVTLLPPVLSLAAKRGIGEPKPDRTRRYWNSVAVAVVRRPVPLLIVSLVILLALSAAAATIKISYDDRKGQPDTTASNLGYHLLDRHFRKDVVISEFLVVENPTDMRTGKGLADLDEMASRVSQIPGVTKVSGVTRPTGERLDQAELAWQNGQIGDKMAGAVAEGNSRKDDLTKLTDGADQLADGLAQLDSTVRTAFTPLAGILTQAQSAGTQVNQFRPLLQQLSATAPAVDQAIQSGPGLRPLANQAQNAITQLDPLVGALNTSPWCATTPQCAQIRNQVQILVTLRDNGFFNQIADLGDRYDPATNATVGGTLANVQNAVASLDKAFGALGDPADLTTNLRRLQDGIGQLASGAQALATGVRTLADSNIEMLSGMSQIATQLQNSSRAAADSDSSSGFYLPANAFENRQFTDVAEQFLSPDGKTARFMIESSHDPYSVEAMDLASRITDTANTARPNTSLADATVSVAGFPAVNSDIQRLLWADFAQLAIATIIIVGVILVLLLRALLAPLYLLGTVVLNYLASLGIGVVVFQWGLGHEIAWPVPLLAFIILVAVGADYNMLLVSRLREESGTNIRVGVLRTVANTGAVITSAGLIFAASMFGLMVGSVAIMIQAGLIIGFGLLLDTFLVRTLTVPAIATLLREASWWPTKATNPRPGQTNPGGIKDAPHVLVQER
- a CDS encoding ATP-binding protein: MTTVKVQAGQSILEGYVKKPSTGLTELIWNAFDEDAHHIAVTCEYNDLGGIEQIAVTDDGNGMNREKAEHAFSRVGDSWKLMPGTRSESGQRVVHGRHGRGRYTAFALGSLVRWVSTSERVEGGLGVVQVTGHRSSLDTFDIEASDVGSDVAESGTVVSVHQLAPGALSSFDAPDDLRQAVLTEFALHLERYKDFQIRFLGERIDPASVEIHREEIPLSDPQRWDGQANLTVIEWDLQNVRRSIFLCDADARVLDEVEARVQAPGSEFTAYLTWEGFVSDDPVALEDDTDTPRGQLIHAARDALRDHLAERQRLREAATVQRWRDEGVWPYKDQPKTPVDQATRDTFKVVALAASRTIDESKSGGPKAMALRLLKETFETDPEALLPILSDLARLPKSRVDELAQLLRHTSLTQLIQTGRAIGTRMEFLSGLGTILFDRQIKRRLLERRQLHRILAHETWIFGEEWSLTGDDERLSKVLKKFLEKLGTHVELADLKEVRLEDGSDAIPDLVLGRRLQTNADSFEHLVVELKRPKHKLDDDDVSQLRSYASAIVNDEAFAQPNVKWDFWLVGNETTRTVDEQRRQPHLPFGVVQESPYRIVVKQWSELISDAEHRLKFVQNSLEYETSHDSGLAYLREKYSQFLPAEVTDSVSQEVQSA